One window of the Pseudomonas sihuiensis genome contains the following:
- the tssA gene encoding type VI secretion system protein TssA gives MTYSSKLTAHYLNLAKSPINEGNFAGEDVRYSSEYEMLETELGKASSLHETGAIDWQKVREGSENLLTTQSKDLRAATWLTWGLFQRESFAGLQAGLNLLHYLCEHHWHELHPRKARTRTAAINWLLPRLEQALAEHVPISEQLPLFRRLAEHLHGLEAALSSHLGEDSPLLLPLCRRLDEQIKRASQGQAEPGTVGAAIAQVKQVATQIITGSGPIESEKDAHKALRSQQDAARPLCAWWLKNKATDLKPLRLARTLLWLPIESLPERNAEQITALRGLPADKLASYKERFAQGAYADLLADLEASIARAPFWLDGQRLVWECLQELKAEQAMREVEIQFALFLQRVPGLDELRFHDGVPFADAETRAWIGAHVLPHLQAPEVEKKPVASEQGATPPWEEALQQVLPGLRKDGLKAAVQQLKQGMSRARGGRERFFWQLTLARLCFAAKKYDLAKTQLESLDQTLQASGLGEWEPDLALDVLRLLHNCCELLPQNHAVRDSKDEIYRRLCHLDLEVVLE, from the coding sequence ATGACGTACTCCAGCAAGCTCACCGCTCATTATCTCAATCTGGCCAAATCCCCTATTAATGAAGGGAACTTCGCCGGTGAAGACGTGCGTTATTCCAGCGAATACGAAATGCTGGAAACCGAGCTGGGCAAGGCCTCGTCGCTGCATGAAACCGGCGCTATCGACTGGCAGAAGGTACGCGAGGGCAGCGAGAACCTGCTGACCACCCAGTCCAAGGATTTGCGGGCCGCCACCTGGCTGACCTGGGGCCTTTTCCAGCGCGAATCCTTCGCCGGCCTGCAGGCCGGTCTGAACCTGCTGCACTACCTTTGCGAGCACCATTGGCACGAGTTGCACCCGCGCAAGGCGCGTACCCGCACTGCCGCCATCAACTGGCTGTTGCCGCGCCTGGAGCAGGCGCTGGCCGAACACGTGCCGATCAGCGAACAGCTGCCGCTGTTTCGCCGCCTGGCCGAACACCTGCACGGTCTGGAAGCCGCCCTGTCGAGCCACCTCGGCGAGGACTCGCCGCTGCTGCTGCCGCTGTGCCGCCGCCTCGACGAGCAGATCAAGCGCGCCAGCCAGGGCCAGGCCGAGCCGGGCACAGTCGGCGCTGCCATCGCCCAGGTCAAGCAAGTCGCTACCCAGATCATCACCGGCAGCGGCCCCATCGAAAGCGAGAAGGATGCGCACAAGGCCCTGCGCAGCCAGCAGGATGCCGCTCGCCCGCTGTGCGCCTGGTGGCTGAAGAACAAGGCCACCGACCTCAAGCCGCTGCGCCTGGCGCGCACCCTGCTGTGGCTGCCCATCGAGTCGCTGCCCGAGCGTAACGCCGAACAGATCACCGCCCTGCGCGGCCTGCCAGCCGACAAGCTGGCGTCCTACAAGGAGCGCTTCGCCCAGGGCGCCTATGCCGATTTGCTCGCTGACCTCGAAGCCAGCATCGCCCGTGCGCCGTTCTGGCTCGACGGCCAGCGCTTGGTCTGGGAATGCCTGCAGGAGCTCAAGGCCGAACAGGCCATGCGCGAGGTGGAAATCCAGTTCGCCCTGTTCCTGCAGCGTGTTCCCGGTCTGGACGAGCTGCGTTTTCACGACGGCGTGCCCTTCGCCGACGCCGAAACCCGTGCCTGGATCGGCGCCCACGTGCTGCCGCACCTGCAGGCGCCGGAAGTGGAGAAGAAGCCAGTTGCCAGCGAGCAGGGTGCCACACCGCCCTGGGAGGAAGCCCTGCAGCAGGTGCTACCCGGGCTGCGCAAGGACGGCCTGAAAGCCGCCGTGCAACAGCTCAAGCAAGGCATGTCGCGTGCCCGTGGCGGCCGCGAGCGTTTCTTCTGGCAACTGACCCTGGCCCGCCTGTGCTTCGCCGCGAAGAAGTACGACCTGGCCAAGACCCAACTCGAATCGCTCGACCAGACGCTGCAAGCCTCCGGTCTCGGCGAGTGGGAACCCGATCTCGCCCTGGATGTGCTGCGTTTGCTGCACAACTGCTGCGAGCTCCTGCCGCAGAACCATGCAGTGCGCGACAGCAAGGACGAGATCTATCGCAGGTTGTGCCACCTCGACCTCGAGGTGGTGCTGGAGTAA
- the tssG gene encoding type VI secretion system baseplate subunit TssG, translating to MDATYGAAAPALTRLSKGIREYSLFQAVQLVLERLGAAHPHLDEERLYEYLEFQANPSLGFPGSDIDRVQFFEEHGELRARMRVNLVGLFGGGSPLPAFYSEQALGDSEDGNPTRDFLDLFNNRLQRLLLPIWQKYRYRASFQSGAMDAFSAHLFALIGLGSEQIRQAQELNWKRLLPYLGLLSLRAHSAALIESVLRYYFKHAELFIEQCLERQVVVLEEQRNRLGRANSLLGEDTVLGERVRDRGGKFRIHVRQLGWTRFHEFLPIGTGYQPLCALVRFTLRDPLDYDIRLELRQDEIRDLRIGEGNPCLLGWTTWLGRENADGLVTLGSKIH from the coding sequence ATGGACGCCACGTATGGGGCAGCAGCCCCTGCTCTAACTCGATTGAGCAAAGGCATCCGCGAGTACAGCCTGTTCCAGGCCGTACAGCTGGTGCTGGAGCGCTTGGGTGCTGCGCATCCGCATCTGGATGAGGAGCGCCTTTACGAATACCTGGAGTTCCAGGCCAATCCGAGCCTGGGTTTCCCCGGCAGCGATATCGATCGCGTGCAGTTCTTCGAGGAGCACGGCGAGCTGCGCGCGCGCATGCGCGTCAACTTGGTCGGCCTGTTCGGCGGCGGTTCACCATTACCGGCCTTCTACAGCGAGCAGGCTCTGGGCGACAGCGAGGACGGCAACCCGACCCGCGACTTCCTCGACCTGTTCAACAATCGTCTGCAGCGCCTGTTGCTGCCGATCTGGCAGAAGTACCGCTACCGCGCCAGCTTCCAGAGCGGGGCGATGGACGCCTTCTCTGCGCACCTGTTCGCCCTGATCGGCCTGGGCAGCGAGCAGATCCGCCAGGCCCAGGAGCTGAACTGGAAGCGCCTGCTGCCCTACCTCGGCCTGCTCAGCCTGCGCGCCCATTCGGCGGCGCTGATCGAGTCGGTGCTGCGTTACTACTTCAAGCACGCCGAACTGTTCATCGAGCAGTGCCTGGAGCGCCAGGTGGTGGTGCTGGAAGAGCAGCGCAACCGCCTCGGCCGTGCCAACAGTCTGCTCGGCGAAGACACCGTGCTCGGCGAGCGCGTACGCGACCGCGGTGGCAAGTTCCGCATCCACGTGCGCCAGCTGGGCTGGACGCGCTTTCACGAGTTCCTGCCGATCGGCACGGGTTACCAACCGCTCTGTGCGCTGGTGCGCTTCACCCTGCGCGATCCGCTGGACTACGACATCCGCCTGGAGCTGCGTCAGGACGAAATCCGCGACCTGCGCATCGGCGAAGGCAACCCCTGCCTGCTGGGCTGGACCACCTGGCTCGGCCGTGAGAACGCCGACGGTCTGGTCACCCTCGGTAGCAAGATTCATTAA
- the tssF gene encoding type VI secretion system baseplate subunit TssF, which produces MSFNHYYQSELTALRQLGKRFAERSPALAPFLGQAGRDPDVERLLEGFAFLTGRLRQKLDDELPELTHSLMHLLWPNYMRPLPAFSMLQFDPLTRPGPALPVGRGTPVEAKAIEGVTCRFRTCFPTEVLPLALNGLDYSVKGDGALLSLRLGMSADGHIGEIGLNKLRLHLAGERYIGQMLYLALLRNLGGIQLVLLDAAGKPMQDAFGQTLGTLQLKPEKVQPVGFAEDEALIPYPLNTFRGYRYLQEYFAFQEKFLFVDLLGLEAIQSLPEDLLKQARGLELRFDIHKAGVQRIRPTLENVRLYCTPVVNLFQHDAIPIRLDGKQDQYLLLPAEFDSQHCGVFSVDRVTGWKPGGMGYEEYVPFESFEHDPSFDVPVARPHYSVRQQPSMLGDGLETWLSFGLRNLDQHETLSIELTCTNQNLPRQLRLGDICLPSEDTPDFLSFRNISAVTPSYAPPLHRDFLWKLISNMSLNYLSLANVEALKVILETYDLPRYYDQHAERVSKRLLGGLKNIGHRHVDRLHRGLPVRGVRTELTMNPEGYLGEGDLFLFASVLNEFFALYASLNSYHELHVQSTQGELYKWTPRMGQQPLL; this is translated from the coding sequence ATGTCTTTCAACCACTACTACCAAAGCGAACTCACTGCCCTGCGCCAACTGGGCAAGCGTTTCGCCGAGCGCAGCCCGGCGTTGGCGCCGTTCCTCGGCCAGGCGGGGCGCGACCCGGACGTCGAGCGTCTGCTCGAAGGCTTTGCCTTCCTCACCGGGCGCCTGCGGCAGAAGCTCGACGACGAGCTGCCGGAGCTGACTCACTCGCTGATGCATCTGCTGTGGCCGAACTACATGCGCCCGCTGCCGGCCTTCAGCATGCTGCAGTTCGACCCGTTAACCCGCCCCGGTCCGGCGCTGCCGGTTGGTCGTGGCACGCCGGTAGAAGCCAAGGCCATCGAGGGCGTCACCTGCCGCTTTCGCACCTGCTTCCCCACCGAAGTGCTGCCGCTGGCGTTGAACGGCCTGGATTACTCGGTCAAGGGTGACGGCGCGCTGCTCAGCCTGCGTCTGGGCATGAGCGCCGACGGTCATATCGGCGAGATCGGCCTGAACAAGCTGCGTCTGCACCTGGCCGGCGAGCGTTATATCGGTCAGATGCTCTACCTGGCGCTGCTGCGCAATCTCGGCGGCATCCAGCTGGTGCTGCTCGATGCTGCTGGCAAACCGATGCAGGATGCCTTCGGCCAGACCCTCGGCACGCTGCAGCTCAAGCCTGAGAAGGTGCAGCCGGTGGGCTTCGCCGAAGACGAGGCGTTGATCCCCTACCCGCTGAATACCTTCCGCGGCTACCGCTATCTGCAGGAATACTTCGCCTTCCAGGAGAAGTTCCTCTTCGTCGACCTGCTCGGCCTGGAGGCCATTCAAAGCTTGCCCGAGGATCTGCTCAAGCAGGCGCGCGGCCTGGAGCTGCGTTTCGATATCCACAAGGCGGGCGTGCAGCGTATCCGTCCGACCCTGGAAAACGTGCGCCTGTACTGCACGCCGGTGGTCAACCTGTTCCAGCATGACGCCATCCCGATCCGCCTCGATGGCAAGCAGGATCAGTACCTGCTGCTGCCGGCCGAGTTCGATTCGCAGCATTGCGGTGTGTTTTCGGTGGACCGCGTCACCGGCTGGAAGCCGGGCGGCATGGGCTACGAGGAGTACGTGCCGTTCGAGTCGTTCGAACATGACCCCAGCTTCGACGTGCCGGTGGCGCGCCCGCACTACAGCGTGCGCCAGCAACCCTCGATGCTCGGCGACGGCCTGGAAACCTGGCTCAGCTTCGGCCTGCGCAACCTCGACCAGCACGAGACACTGTCCATCGAGCTGACCTGCACCAACCAGAACCTGCCGCGTCAACTGCGCCTGGGCGATATCTGCCTGCCCAGCGAGGACACCCCGGACTTCCTCAGCTTCCGCAATATCAGCGCCGTTACACCCAGTTATGCGCCGCCGCTGCACCGCGACTTCCTGTGGAAGCTGATTTCCAACATGTCGCTGAACTACCTGTCGCTGGCCAACGTCGAGGCGCTCAAGGTGATCCTCGAAACCTACGACCTGCCGCGTTACTACGACCAGCACGCCGAGCGCGTCAGCAAGCGCCTGCTCGGGGGCCTCAAGAACATTGGCCATCGCCACGTCGACCGCCTGCACCGCGGCCTGCCGGTGCGCGGCGTACGCACTGAACTGACCATGAACCCGGAAGGGTATCTGGGTGAGGGCGACCTGTTCCTCTTCGCCTCGGTACTCAATGAATTTTTCGCCCTCTACGCCAGCCTCAACAGCTACCACGAGCTGCACGTACAGAGCACACAGGGAGAGTTGTACAAATGGACGCCACGTATGGGGCAGCAGCCCCTGCTCTAA
- a CDS encoding carboxypeptidase-like regulatory domain-containing protein: MNRHLRSRVRWSYLLAVLALQGCVLAPHAAPINPAIDGRLVSAENGQPVRGAALILEVASDTSHSYQVRSDSQGRFAFGAHEDWRLFAVLADAPLCIVVMTVEAQGFQPRHCVWTSRNGCPTQSPPIGDLELIPAQWNDHRADALLANAGDCVDPATWTSR; the protein is encoded by the coding sequence ATGAATCGTCATCTGCGTTCTCGGGTTCGATGGAGCTATCTGCTGGCAGTGCTTGCGCTGCAGGGGTGCGTGTTGGCCCCGCATGCGGCGCCGATCAACCCGGCTATCGATGGGCGTCTAGTTTCCGCAGAGAACGGTCAGCCGGTGCGTGGTGCGGCGCTCATTCTTGAGGTCGCCAGCGACACCTCGCACAGCTATCAGGTGCGCAGCGACAGTCAGGGTCGATTCGCCTTTGGCGCCCACGAGGATTGGCGGCTCTTCGCTGTGCTGGCAGATGCGCCGCTGTGCATCGTTGTCATGACGGTCGAAGCGCAAGGGTTCCAGCCACGGCATTGCGTCTGGACGTCCCGTAATGGTTGCCCGACCCAGAGCCCGCCGATAGGCGACCTGGAATTGATCCCCGCGCAGTGGAATGACCACCGCGCCGACGCTTTGCTGGCCAACGCCGGCGATTGTGTCGACCCAGCCACATGGACGAGCCGCTGA
- the tssH gene encoding type VI secretion system ATPase TssH, translating to MINVDLQQLVQALDAASKRDLEMAAERCVVRGGNKILVEDLLLGLLERPESMLARALQDAEIDAGELAQALQPRGEHSESRNPVFSAELVQWLQDALLVANLELGASQIDQAALILALLRNPMRYAGSRYQTLLSKLNAERLRDFALSQQPQAAGGKPAAGGESNLARFTHNFTQQARDGKLDPVLCRDGAIRQMVDILARRRKNNPIVVGEAGVGKTAIVEGLALRIATGEVPQVLKGVELLCLDLGLLQAGASVKGEFERRLQGVIDEVKASPKPIILFIDEAHTLIGAGGQAGSGDAANLLKPALARGELRTIAATTWSEYKKYFEKDPALARRFQPVQLHEPTVDEAVTILRGLAPVYEKSHGIYLRDDAVVAAAELSARYLAGRQLPDKAVDVLDTACARVRISLAAAPEALERLRGEIAEGERQGEAMRRDLDAGLAIDGEALDTLENRLVAARAELEQVETRWAVQRELAERLLEQRKQCAAARLGNDEEASDEPRPSLEELEAELRAIQAELAAAQASERLVSFEVCPRLVAEVISHWTGVPLSQLAREHNTKVITFADDLRQRVRGQEQAIQALDKAMRATAAGLNKPDAPVGVFLLVGPSGVGKTETALALADLLYGGERFLTVINMSEFQEKHTVSRLIGAPPGYVGYGEGGMLTEAVRQKPYSVILLDEVEKADPDVMNVFYQIFDKGVANDGEGREINFRNTLILMTSNLASERIAGLCAGGERPAAEDLELAIRPQLSQHFKPALLGRMRVVPYYPMDSDLLRQLVGLKLARFGERLARRQLAFSHCDGLVEHLAERCTHGDSGARLIDHLIDQHLQPLVVDRLLDAMAAGESLQRVHATLDGDAAVICEFA from the coding sequence ATGATCAACGTCGACCTGCAACAACTGGTTCAAGCCCTGGACGCCGCGAGCAAGCGCGACCTGGAGATGGCCGCCGAACGCTGCGTGGTACGCGGCGGCAACAAGATCCTCGTCGAAGACCTGCTGCTGGGCCTGCTCGAGCGCCCGGAAAGCATGCTGGCGCGTGCCCTGCAGGATGCCGAGATCGATGCCGGCGAGCTGGCCCAGGCGCTGCAGCCGCGCGGCGAGCACAGCGAGTCGCGCAACCCGGTGTTTTCTGCCGAACTGGTGCAGTGGCTGCAGGACGCCCTGCTGGTGGCCAACCTGGAGCTGGGCGCCAGTCAGATCGACCAGGCCGCGCTGATCCTCGCCCTGCTGCGCAACCCCATGCGCTATGCCGGCAGCCGTTATCAGACGCTGCTGAGCAAGCTCAATGCCGAGCGTCTGCGCGACTTCGCCCTCAGCCAGCAGCCGCAGGCCGCAGGTGGCAAGCCGGCAGCCGGTGGTGAATCCAACCTGGCGCGCTTTACCCACAACTTCACCCAGCAGGCCCGCGACGGCAAGCTCGACCCGGTGCTGTGCCGTGACGGCGCGATCCGCCAGATGGTCGATATCCTCGCTCGACGACGCAAGAACAATCCCATCGTCGTCGGCGAGGCTGGCGTGGGCAAGACTGCCATCGTCGAGGGGCTGGCCCTGCGCATCGCCACTGGCGAGGTGCCGCAGGTGCTCAAGGGCGTCGAGCTGCTGTGCCTGGACCTCGGCCTGCTGCAGGCCGGTGCCAGCGTCAAGGGCGAGTTCGAGCGCCGCCTGCAGGGCGTGATCGACGAGGTCAAGGCCTCGCCCAAGCCGATCATCCTGTTCATCGACGAAGCCCACACCCTGATCGGCGCCGGTGGCCAGGCCGGCAGTGGCGACGCCGCCAACCTGCTCAAGCCGGCCCTGGCCCGCGGCGAGCTGCGCACCATCGCCGCCACCACCTGGAGCGAGTACAAGAAGTACTTCGAGAAGGACCCGGCCCTGGCCCGCCGCTTCCAGCCGGTGCAGCTGCACGAGCCCACCGTCGACGAAGCCGTGACCATCCTGCGCGGCCTGGCGCCGGTGTACGAGAAGAGCCACGGCATCTACCTGCGCGACGACGCCGTGGTTGCCGCTGCCGAGCTGTCGGCGCGCTACCTCGCTGGTCGCCAGCTACCGGACAAGGCCGTGGATGTGCTCGACACCGCCTGCGCCCGTGTGCGCATCAGCCTGGCTGCTGCGCCCGAGGCGCTGGAGCGTCTGCGCGGCGAGATTGCCGAGGGCGAGCGCCAGGGTGAGGCCATGCGCCGTGACCTGGACGCCGGCCTGGCTATCGACGGCGAAGCGCTAGATACCCTGGAAAACCGTCTGGTCGCCGCCCGCGCCGAGCTGGAGCAGGTGGAAACCCGCTGGGCCGTGCAGCGCGAGCTGGCCGAACGGCTGCTGGAACAGCGCAAGCAATGCGCCGCCGCGCGTCTGGGTAACGATGAAGAGGCCAGCGACGAACCACGCCCGAGCCTGGAAGAACTGGAAGCCGAACTGCGCGCCATCCAGGCCGAGCTGGCTGCCGCCCAGGCCAGCGAGCGTCTGGTCAGCTTCGAGGTCTGCCCGCGCCTGGTGGCCGAGGTGATCAGCCACTGGACCGGCGTGCCGCTGAGCCAACTGGCCCGTGAGCACAACACCAAGGTCATCACCTTCGCCGACGACCTGCGCCAGCGCGTGCGTGGTCAGGAGCAGGCGATCCAGGCGCTGGACAAGGCCATGCGCGCCACCGCCGCCGGCCTCAACAAGCCCGATGCACCAGTGGGCGTGTTCCTCCTGGTCGGCCCCAGCGGCGTCGGCAAGACCGAGACAGCCCTGGCCCTGGCCGACCTGCTGTACGGCGGTGAGCGCTTCCTCACTGTGATCAACATGTCCGAGTTCCAGGAAAAACACACCGTCTCGCGTTTGATCGGCGCGCCGCCCGGCTACGTCGGTTACGGCGAAGGCGGCATGCTCACCGAGGCGGTAAGGCAGAAACCCTACTCGGTGATCCTCCTCGACGAAGTCGAAAAAGCCGACCCGGACGTGATGAACGTTTTCTACCAGATCTTCGACAAGGGCGTGGCCAACGACGGCGAAGGGCGCGAGATCAACTTCCGCAACACCCTGATCCTGATGACCAGCAACCTGGCCAGTGAACGCATTGCCGGCCTTTGCGCCGGCGGCGAGCGCCCGGCCGCCGAGGACCTGGAGCTGGCCATCCGCCCGCAGCTGAGCCAGCACTTCAAGCCGGCCCTGCTCGGCCGTATGCGCGTGGTGCCTTACTACCCGATGGACAGCGACCTGCTGCGCCAGCTGGTCGGCCTCAAGCTGGCCCGTTTCGGCGAGCGCCTGGCCCGTCGTCAGCTCGCCTTCAGTCACTGCGACGGCCTGGTCGAGCACCTGGCCGAGCGCTGCACCCATGGCGACAGCGGCGCGCGCCTGATCGATCACCTGATCGACCAGCACCTGCAGCCGCTGGTGGTCGACCGCCTGCTCGATGCCATGGCCGCTGGCGAAAGCCTGCAACGTGTGCACGCCACGCTGGATGGCGATGCGGCCGTGATCTGCGAGTTCGCCTGA
- the tssE gene encoding type VI secretion system baseplate subunit TssE — protein sequence MAYGSLFERLGGEVGQRAGWSREVAAMASVAAHLAKMLSTRAGSVQTLPDYGLPDLNDMRLSLHDSLQQARIAIERFIEAYEPRLTQVRVISLPRTHDPLRQAFAIDAMLEMDGIRRQVSFSASLDGSGQVNVNPGASHVR from the coding sequence ATGGCCTACGGCAGCCTGTTCGAGCGCCTCGGTGGCGAGGTCGGCCAACGTGCCGGCTGGAGCCGCGAGGTCGCCGCCATGGCCTCGGTGGCTGCCCATCTGGCCAAGATGCTCAGCACCCGTGCGGGCAGCGTGCAGACGCTGCCCGACTACGGGTTGCCCGATTTGAACGATATGCGTCTGTCGCTGCACGACTCGCTGCAGCAGGCGCGTATCGCCATCGAACGCTTCATCGAAGCGTACGAACCACGACTGACCCAGGTGCGGGTGATTTCCCTGCCGCGTACCCATGACCCTTTGCGTCAGGCCTTCGCCATCGACGCGATGCTGGAAATGGACGGCATCAGGCGTCAGGTCAGTTTCTCCGCGAGCCTGGATGGCAGCGGTCAGGTCAACGTCAACCCAGGAGCGTCACATGTCCGGTAA
- the tssC gene encoding type VI secretion system contractile sheath large subunit has protein sequence MSTTSAAVEGGRSAADLGILDRIIAETKLTPDDEAYDIAKRGVSAFIEELLKPQNENEPVKKAMVDRMIAEIDAKLSRQMDEILHHEQFQALESSWRGLKLLVDRTNFRENIKLEILNASKQDLLDDFEDSPEIVQSGLYKHIYTAEYGQFGGQPVGALIANYFFDPSAPDVKTLQYVASVACMSHAPFIAAAGPKFFGLETFTGLPDLKDLKDHFEGPQFTKWQSFREQEDARYVGLTVPRFLLRNPYDPEDNPVKTFVYKENVANSHEHYLWGNTAYAFASRLTDSFAKFRWCPNIIGPQSGGAVEDLPLHHFESMGEIETKIPTEVLVSDRREYELAEEGFIALTMRKGSDNAAFFSANSAQKPKFFGISEEGKNAELNYKLGTQLPYMFIVNRLAHYLKVLQREQIGAWKERTDLELELNKWIRQYVADQENPSSEVRSRRPLRAAQVIVSDVEGEPGWYRVSLNVRPHFKYMGADFTLSLVGKLDKE, from the coding sequence ATGAGCACGACTAGCGCAGCAGTAGAAGGTGGCCGTAGCGCCGCCGACCTCGGCATCCTCGACCGCATCATCGCGGAAACCAAGCTGACTCCGGACGACGAAGCCTACGACATCGCCAAGCGTGGCGTGTCGGCCTTCATCGAAGAGCTGCTCAAGCCGCAGAACGAAAACGAGCCGGTGAAGAAGGCCATGGTCGACCGCATGATCGCGGAGATCGACGCCAAGCTCAGCCGGCAGATGGACGAAATCCTCCACCACGAGCAGTTCCAGGCCCTGGAATCCTCCTGGCGCGGCCTCAAGCTGCTGGTGGATCGCACCAACTTCCGCGAGAACATCAAGCTGGAGATCCTCAACGCCTCCAAGCAGGATCTGCTCGATGACTTCGAAGACAGCCCGGAAATCGTTCAGTCCGGCCTGTACAAGCACATCTACACCGCCGAGTACGGCCAGTTCGGTGGCCAGCCGGTCGGCGCCCTGATCGCCAACTACTTCTTCGATCCGAGCGCTCCTGACGTCAAGACCCTGCAGTACGTCGCCTCGGTGGCCTGCATGTCCCACGCCCCGTTCATCGCCGCCGCCGGCCCGAAATTCTTCGGCCTGGAGACCTTCACCGGCCTGCCGGATCTGAAGGATCTGAAAGACCACTTCGAAGGCCCGCAATTCACCAAGTGGCAGAGCTTCCGCGAGCAGGAAGATGCCCGCTACGTCGGCCTGACCGTACCGCGCTTCCTGCTGCGCAACCCGTACGACCCGGAAGACAACCCGGTGAAGACCTTCGTCTACAAGGAAAACGTGGCCAACAGCCACGAGCACTACCTGTGGGGCAACACCGCCTATGCCTTCGCCAGCCGGCTGACCGACAGCTTCGCCAAGTTCCGCTGGTGCCCGAACATCATCGGCCCGCAGAGCGGTGGCGCGGTGGAAGACCTGCCGCTGCACCACTTCGAAAGCATGGGCGAGATCGAGACCAAGATCCCCACCGAGGTGCTGGTCTCCGACCGCCGCGAATACGAGCTGGCCGAAGAAGGCTTCATCGCCCTGACCATGCGCAAGGGCAGCGACAATGCCGCGTTCTTCTCCGCCAACTCGGCGCAAAAGCCGAAGTTCTTCGGCATCAGCGAAGAAGGCAAGAACGCCGAGCTGAACTACAAGCTGGGCACCCAGCTGCCGTACATGTTCATCGTCAACCGCCTGGCTCACTACCTGAAAGTGCTGCAGCGCGAGCAGATCGGTGCCTGGAAAGAGCGTACCGACCTCGAGCTGGAACTCAACAAGTGGATTCGCCAGTACGTCGCCGACCAGGAGAACCCAAGCTCCGAAGTGCGTAGCCGTCGTCCGCTGCGTGCCGCCCAGGTCATCGTCAGCGATGTCGAAGGCGAGCCGGGCTGGTACCGCGTCAGCCTGAACGTACGCCCGCACTTCAAGTACATGGGTGCCGACTTCACCTTGTCGCTGGTCGGCAAGCTGGACAAGGAGTAA
- the tssB gene encoding type VI secretion system contractile sheath small subunit, with amino-acid sequence MAKEGSVAPKERINVTFKPATGGAQEEIELPLKLMVLGDFTQRADDRKIEDRKPISIDKNSFDEVLAKQELNLTFAVPNRLQDEQEGDELAVQLKINSMKDFNPANLVDQVPELKKLMELRDALVALKGPLGNAPAFRKAIESVLSDDDSRDRVLGELGLAAQGKLDS; translated from the coding sequence ATGGCCAAAGAAGGCTCGGTAGCCCCCAAGGAACGCATCAACGTCACTTTCAAACCCGCCACCGGCGGTGCCCAGGAAGAAATCGAACTGCCCCTGAAACTCATGGTGCTCGGCGATTTCACCCAGCGTGCCGACGATCGCAAGATCGAAGACCGCAAGCCCATCAGCATCGACAAGAACAGCTTCGACGAAGTGCTGGCCAAGCAGGAACTGAACCTGACCTTCGCCGTACCGAATCGTCTGCAGGACGAGCAGGAAGGCGACGAGCTGGCCGTACAGCTGAAGATCAACTCCATGAAGGACTTCAACCCGGCCAACCTGGTCGACCAGGTGCCGGAACTGAAGAAACTGATGGAGCTGCGCGACGCTCTGGTCGCCCTGAAGGGCCCGCTGGGCAACGCCCCGGCCTTCCGCAAAGCCATCGAGAGCGTGCTCTCTGACGACGACTCGCGCGACCGCGTGCTCGGCGAACTGGGCCTGGCCGCCCAAGGCAAGCTCGATTCCTGA